A genomic segment from Bradyrhizobium diazoefficiens USDA 110 encodes:
- a CDS encoding SDR family oxidoreductase: protein MDLKLTNKTALITGASKGIGLAVAELFAAEGCHLHLAARNGEAMLQAKRDLEARFGVKITIHALDLSSTAAMEKLAAEVGDIDILVNNAGDIPAGSLEILDDAAWRRGFDLKVFGYITLSRLYYPRMKGKDGVIINIIGNSGENWDASYIAGSTGNAALMSFTKALGGRSLDHGVRVVAVNPGPVATDRMLKIMKRKAIDMLGDESRWEELFDKYPGKRPATSEEVADLVAFLSSPRSGYITGTVVTIDGGIAARGSVI, encoded by the coding sequence GTGGACCTGAAGCTGACGAACAAGACCGCCCTGATCACCGGCGCGTCGAAAGGAATTGGACTTGCGGTGGCCGAGCTCTTCGCCGCGGAGGGCTGTCACCTGCATCTGGCCGCCCGCAATGGCGAGGCGATGCTCCAGGCCAAGCGTGATCTGGAAGCCCGCTTTGGCGTGAAGATCACCATCCACGCGCTCGACCTGTCGAGCACGGCCGCGATGGAGAAGCTCGCGGCCGAGGTCGGCGACATTGACATCCTCGTCAACAATGCCGGCGACATCCCGGCCGGCTCGCTGGAAATCCTCGATGATGCCGCCTGGCGGCGCGGCTTCGATCTCAAGGTGTTCGGCTACATCACGCTGTCGCGTCTTTATTATCCGCGCATGAAGGGCAAGGACGGCGTCATCATCAACATCATCGGCAATTCCGGCGAGAACTGGGACGCGAGCTACATCGCCGGCTCGACCGGCAACGCGGCGCTGATGTCCTTCACCAAGGCGCTCGGCGGCCGCAGCCTCGATCACGGCGTGCGCGTCGTCGCGGTCAATCCGGGGCCGGTTGCCACCGACCGCATGCTCAAGATCATGAAGCGCAAGGCGATCGACATGCTCGGCGACGAAAGCCGCTGGGAGGAGCTGTTCGACAAATATCCCGGCAAGCGCCCCGCGACGTCGGAGGAGGTCGCCGATCTCGTCGCCTTCCTGTCCTCGCCGAGGTCCGGCTACATCACCGGCACGGTGGTGACGATCGACGGCGGCATCGCCGCGCGCGGCTCGGTGATCTGA